A window from Candidatus Eisenbacteria bacterium encodes these proteins:
- a CDS encoding DUF1697 domain-containing protein, protein MVPRADRQPKAARPSSGAHVALIRGINVGRAKRVAMADLRAIVEKLGYEDVRTLLNSGNVVFRAAKGTGAAAGIERAMKAKLGVSAQVVVLGAADLAAIVKENPLAKVATNPSRLMVAVPIDGDLSRLKPLAKEDWKPEALALGRRAAYFWCPDGLLESRLGVAMYRTHGERLTIRNWATITKLQALTRDD, encoded by the coding sequence GTGGTCCCGAGGGCCGATCGCCAACCCAAGGCCGCGCGGCCTTCATCCGGCGCGCATGTCGCGCTGATCCGGGGCATCAACGTCGGCCGGGCCAAACGGGTGGCCATGGCCGACCTGCGCGCGATCGTCGAGAAGCTCGGCTACGAGGACGTCCGCACCCTGCTCAACAGCGGCAACGTCGTCTTCCGCGCGGCCAAGGGTACGGGGGCCGCGGCGGGGATCGAGCGGGCGATGAAGGCGAAGCTCGGCGTGTCCGCGCAGGTCGTCGTGCTCGGCGCGGCGGACCTCGCCGCGATCGTGAAGGAAAACCCGCTGGCGAAGGTCGCGACCAACCCCTCGCGGCTCATGGTCGCCGTCCCGATCGACGGCGACCTCTCGCGCCTGAAGCCCCTGGCCAAGGAGGACTGGAAACCGGAGGCGCTGGCGCTTGGCCGGCGCGCCGCCTATTTCTGGTGTCCAGACGGACTGCTCGAGAGCCGCCTGGGCGTCGCGATGTACCGCACTCACGGCGAGCGGCTCACCATCCGAAACTGGGCGACGATCACCAAGCTCCAGGCACTCACGCGAGACGACTGA
- a CDS encoding Rne/Rng family ribonuclease gives MKQSIIINADAYETRIAILEDGELAELLVERADQRRHVGDIYKGRINAVLPGMQAAFVDLGLPKTGFLHASDLAESLSGLDDISDLEENGDRRRRRAPAPKIEDHLKKGQEILVQITKESIGTKGPRVTQQVSLPGRFCVLMPGVDHVGVSRRIEERSERQRIKAIIGDLKPKGVGLIARTAGEGKGDPEFAADVKHLAKLWVKIDRKSASVRAPSLVHREMEMTASLIRDLFTDDVEEVVIDDKESFNEIQAYLKSVSPELRDRVKLYKGRDPIFDAFEIESQIEKTFERKVWLKKGGYICVDHAEALVAIDVNTGRFTGKKNQEETILRTNLEAAREIPRQLRLRDIGGIIVIDFIDMEIESNKRAVLDELRTELRKDRARTKAFAVSDLGLVEMTRQRERSSLLHYYTEDCPHCGGLGKVPSHETMLVKLERAMRRVAAIGTEKRITLKVNPEVALYFVEQEARRFAELEKRFRLQVDLKDDPQLKRGDMKVYTDKKLDITKQVVGAVPGT, from the coding sequence GTGAAGCAGTCCATCATCATCAACGCAGACGCCTACGAAACCCGCATCGCGATCCTCGAAGACGGTGAGCTCGCCGAGCTCCTCGTCGAGCGCGCCGACCAGCGTCGCCACGTCGGGGACATCTACAAGGGCCGCATCAACGCCGTCCTGCCCGGCATGCAGGCGGCCTTCGTCGACCTCGGGCTGCCGAAGACCGGCTTCCTCCACGCCTCCGATCTCGCCGAGTCGCTGAGCGGCCTCGACGACATCTCGGATCTGGAAGAGAACGGCGATCGCCGGCGACGCCGGGCGCCGGCGCCCAAGATCGAAGACCACCTGAAGAAGGGCCAGGAGATCCTGGTGCAGATCACCAAGGAGTCGATCGGCACCAAGGGCCCTCGCGTCACCCAGCAGGTCAGCCTGCCCGGGCGCTTCTGCGTGCTCATGCCGGGCGTGGACCACGTCGGCGTGTCGCGCCGCATCGAGGAGCGCTCGGAGCGCCAGCGCATCAAGGCCATCATCGGCGACTTGAAGCCCAAGGGCGTGGGACTGATCGCCCGCACCGCCGGCGAGGGCAAGGGCGACCCGGAGTTCGCGGCCGACGTCAAGCATCTCGCCAAGCTGTGGGTGAAGATCGACCGCAAGTCGGCCTCCGTGCGCGCGCCGTCGCTGGTGCACCGCGAGATGGAGATGACCGCCAGCCTGATCCGCGACCTCTTCACCGACGACGTGGAAGAGGTGGTGATCGACGACAAGGAGTCGTTCAACGAGATCCAGGCTTATCTGAAGTCGGTTTCCCCCGAGCTGAGAGATCGCGTCAAGCTCTACAAGGGCCGCGATCCCATCTTCGACGCCTTCGAGATCGAGTCGCAGATCGAGAAGACCTTCGAGCGCAAGGTCTGGCTCAAGAAGGGCGGCTACATCTGCGTCGACCACGCCGAGGCGCTGGTCGCGATCGACGTGAACACCGGACGCTTCACCGGCAAGAAGAACCAGGAAGAGACCATCCTCCGCACCAACCTCGAAGCGGCGCGCGAGATCCCTCGTCAGCTCCGGCTGCGCGACATCGGCGGCATCATCGTCATCGACTTCATCGACATGGAGATCGAGAGCAACAAGCGCGCGGTGCTGGACGAGCTTCGCACCGAGCTGCGCAAGGACCGCGCGCGCACCAAGGCCTTCGCGGTCTCGGACCTCGGCCTGGTGGAGATGACCCGGCAGCGCGAGCGCTCGAGCCTGCTCCACTACTACACCGAGGACTGCCCGCACTGCGGCGGCCTCGGCAAGGTGCCGTCGCACGAGACCATGCTGGTGAAGCTCGAGCGCGCCATGCGTCGCGTGGCCGCGATCGGCACCGAGAAGCGCATCACGCTCAAGGTCAATCCCGAGGTCGCGCTGTACTTCGTCGAGCAGGAGGCGCGGCGCTTCGCCGAGCTCGAGAAGCGCTTCCGTCTCCAGGTCGACCTCAAGGACGATCCGCAGCTCAAGCGCGGCGACATGAAGGTCTACACCGACAAGAAGCTCGACATCACCAAGCAGGTGGTGGGCGCGGTGCCCGGGACGTAG
- a CDS encoding cupin → MDCAPDVLLRRFDSPDETRVMSRGTFEIVRIGGITIGRATYQPGWKWSVDVGPRIGEKLCALEHVGLVLQGKAVVAFLDGRLVELAAGELFNVPPVPHDSWVVGDEPYVSLHFQGAEHYAKSHP, encoded by the coding sequence TTGGACTGCGCGCCCGACGTCCTGCTGCGGCGCTTCGACTCACCTGACGAGACCCGGGTCATGAGCCGCGGCACGTTCGAGATCGTGAGGATCGGCGGCATCACGATCGGACGCGCCACCTATCAGCCAGGCTGGAAGTGGTCGGTCGACGTCGGTCCGCGGATCGGCGAGAAGCTCTGCGCGCTCGAGCACGTCGGTCTGGTGCTCCAGGGCAAGGCGGTGGTCGCTTTCCTCGATGGACGCCTGGTCGAGCTGGCGGCGGGCGAGCTGTTCAACGTCCCGCCGGTTCCTCACGACAGCTGGGTCGTGGGAGACGAGCCCTACGTTTCGCTGCACTTCCAGGGAGCCGAGCACTACGCCAAGAGCCATCCGTAA
- a CDS encoding TIGR03960 family B12-binding radical SAM protein, with protein MITTISDRVQHELLPRVSKPNRYLGNALHAPHKPLAEAEIKVLMAFPDAFEIGLSNIGIRIIHHVLNQRPDVAAELVFAPWPDAEAEMRRRGIPLFSMESHAAASDFDLIGFSLQYELQYTNVLNMLDLAGLPLRSVERDAGHPVIIAGGAQAFSPEPVAEFVDAFVIGDGEEAIHRVVDLVKCSKRERWSRPVLLRRLAHVDGVYVPMGYETRATSEGWLVPVARPGFPSRVRSVWVSELKSDYYPSAPLLPIGEITHDRLSVEIMRGCTRGCRFCQAGMINRPVREKPGQQVVEEVLRGLSATGLEEVSLVSLSSTDHTQIVDQVNTLADALCATRVQIALPSTRPDNVPVDVARRMAAQKKGSITLAPEAGSQRMRDVINKNHTEEELLRSVATAAREGYTGAKLYFMCGLPGENDDDLRAILSLGHRAWQEARAAGNGTFKITVSVSPHVPKPHTPFAWAEQLTIAELDRRLGVLREAARGKPVTLKYRDAETSLLEGVFTRGDRRLGQAVEEAFRRGCRFDAWTEHLQFDTWMAVFHDLGIDPERYLAERSTELDQPWDVVQSPVTRKFLVREKVRADRAAITEDCRLEDICFSCGVSECPQRPWVKQPHVPIDLPHAQRAAVAFGRRARRVHGPEPRRSTSNTRKGRGITTSTRFRIEFAKGAAMRFTSHLDLMRAWERTLRRSELPLAFSQGHHPHIKMSFGPPLPLGYRSRAEVFDLELSRPPGVDLQERLDAVLPEGLAVLRFQPILFKTPSLMSQLEGASYRVRFPHAILDEAGLAHDTLASRLSRRANSLLARDHIVVRRKNEGTTREFDARPSIVALDIGSEDGSTVLDCHLRFTPRASVRPEELLLELIPEADPRGADVERMALWSEASGRRRDPLELLTHGDEAVARMYGTTS; from the coding sequence ATGATCACGACGATCTCCGATCGAGTCCAGCACGAGTTGCTGCCCCGGGTGTCGAAACCGAATCGATACCTGGGCAATGCCTTGCACGCGCCCCACAAACCGCTCGCCGAGGCGGAGATCAAGGTGCTGATGGCGTTCCCGGACGCCTTCGAGATCGGGCTCTCGAACATCGGCATCCGGATCATCCACCACGTCCTGAACCAGCGGCCGGATGTGGCCGCGGAGCTGGTCTTCGCACCCTGGCCCGACGCCGAGGCCGAGATGCGCCGGCGCGGGATCCCGCTGTTCTCGATGGAATCGCACGCCGCCGCGTCGGACTTCGACCTGATCGGCTTCTCGCTCCAGTACGAGCTGCAGTACACCAATGTGCTCAACATGCTGGATCTCGCCGGCCTTCCGCTGCGCTCGGTTGAGCGCGACGCCGGTCATCCCGTCATCATCGCCGGCGGGGCGCAGGCGTTCAGCCCCGAGCCGGTGGCCGAATTCGTCGACGCGTTCGTGATCGGCGACGGCGAGGAGGCGATCCATCGCGTCGTCGACCTGGTGAAGTGCTCTAAGCGGGAGCGCTGGTCGCGGCCCGTGCTGCTGCGCCGCCTGGCGCACGTGGACGGGGTGTACGTGCCGATGGGCTACGAGACGCGCGCCACCTCCGAAGGGTGGCTGGTGCCGGTGGCGCGACCGGGATTTCCTTCGCGGGTGCGCTCGGTCTGGGTGAGCGAGCTGAAGAGTGATTACTACCCGTCGGCCCCGCTGCTCCCGATCGGCGAGATCACCCACGACCGGCTCTCGGTCGAGATCATGCGTGGCTGCACTCGCGGCTGCCGTTTCTGCCAGGCCGGCATGATCAACCGGCCGGTGCGGGAGAAGCCGGGCCAGCAGGTGGTGGAGGAGGTGCTGCGCGGACTGTCGGCCACCGGGCTCGAGGAAGTGTCGCTGGTGTCGCTTTCGAGCACCGATCACACGCAGATCGTCGACCAGGTGAATACCCTCGCCGACGCGCTGTGCGCCACCCGCGTGCAGATCGCGCTGCCTTCGACCCGCCCGGACAACGTCCCGGTCGACGTGGCCCGCCGCATGGCGGCGCAGAAGAAGGGCTCGATCACGCTCGCGCCCGAAGCCGGCAGCCAGCGGATGCGCGACGTGATCAACAAGAACCACACCGAAGAAGAGCTGCTGCGCTCGGTGGCGACCGCGGCGCGGGAGGGCTACACCGGGGCCAAGCTCTACTTCATGTGCGGGCTGCCGGGCGAGAACGACGACGACCTGCGCGCGATCCTGAGCCTCGGCCACCGCGCCTGGCAGGAAGCGCGCGCCGCCGGCAACGGGACCTTCAAGATCACGGTCAGCGTCTCGCCGCACGTGCCCAAGCCGCACACGCCTTTCGCCTGGGCCGAGCAGTTGACCATCGCCGAGCTGGACCGGCGCCTGGGGGTGCTGCGTGAGGCGGCGCGCGGCAAGCCGGTGACGCTCAAGTACCGCGATGCCGAGACCTCGCTGCTCGAGGGTGTGTTCACCCGCGGCGACCGCAGGCTCGGGCAGGCGGTGGAAGAAGCCTTCCGCCGCGGCTGCCGCTTCGACGCCTGGACCGAGCATCTGCAGTTCGACACCTGGATGGCGGTCTTCCACGACCTCGGCATCGATCCCGAGCGCTATCTCGCGGAGCGCTCCACCGAGCTGGATCAGCCATGGGACGTGGTCCAGTCGCCGGTGACCCGGAAGTTTCTCGTCCGCGAGAAGGTGCGCGCCGACCGTGCGGCGATCACCGAGGACTGCCGCCTCGAGGACATCTGCTTCTCGTGCGGCGTCTCCGAATGTCCGCAACGCCCGTGGGTCAAGCAGCCCCACGTTCCGATCGATCTGCCGCATGCACAGCGGGCGGCGGTTGCGTTCGGGCGCCGGGCGCGGCGCGTTCACGGTCCCGAGCCGCGGCGCTCCACCTCGAACACCCGCAAAGGACGCGGAATCACCACCAGCACGCGCTTCCGCATCGAGTTCGCGAAAGGCGCGGCCATGCGCTTCACCTCGCATCTCGACTTGATGCGGGCGTGGGAGCGCACGCTGCGCCGCTCCGAGCTGCCGCTCGCGTTTTCCCAGGGGCACCACCCGCACATCAAGATGTCGTTCGGGCCTCCGTTGCCGCTGGGCTACCGTTCACGGGCTGAAGTCTTCGATCTCGAGCTTTCAAGGCCGCCGGGCGTCGACCTCCAGGAGAGACTCGACGCCGTGCTTCCCGAGGGACTCGCGGTTCTGCGCTTCCAGCCCATCCTGTTCAAGACTCCTTCGTTGATGAGCCAGCTCGAGGGCGCCTCCTATCGCGTGCGTTTCCCGCACGCGATCCTGGACGAGGCCGGCCTCGCGCACGACACGCTCGCTTCGCGCCTCTCACGGCGAGCGAACTCGCTCCTCGCGCGCGACCACATCGTGGTGCGCCGCAAGAACGAAGGGACGACCCGCGAATTCGACGCTCGTCCATCGATCGTGGCACTCGACATCGGCTCCGAAGACGGTTCCACGGTGCTGGATTGTCACCTGCGGTTCACGCCGCGGGCGTCCGTCCGGCCCGAGGAGCTGCTCCTGGAGCTGATCCCGGAGGCCGACCCTCGGGGCGCCGACGTGGAGCGCATGGCGCTCTGGTCGGAGGCTTCGGGCCGCCGGCGGGATCCGCTCGAGCTGCTCACCCACGGGGACGAAGCCGTCGCGCGGATGTATGGGACGACTTCGTGA